The Terriglobus roseus region AATCACGTCGTGAAGCAGACCTAAGGTCATCCCCAATGACTTGTTGGCTACGGCAGCCAGCTTAAGGCGCATTGAACTACTGTCGCGATTGAGAATCTGCTCAAGGTCTGAGGAGTTGTATCTTACCGAGTCCGATGTCGGGACACATCGTTCCTCAATCACATAATCCATGGCCAGTTCCGAAACGTACGGAAGAGGCAGAGGGCTGACGGCTTCATCTGGCACTGAAAAGATTGAGTTCAACGAAATCCCTCACGAGGGTAATTAGTTGCGTGTACTCGCTAGATTGCCTCGACTAAGGTGTGCGGCCATTTGGTCGGCGAATTTAAAGCGTGTTGATTCCAGATAGGTCGATTGTCAGAAGACACATTCTTCCCGGGTGCAACGAACACACCCGGGAAGAATGACCAATGAGTTACCAGTTGACCGCAGGCATGCTAACGCCACTCTTGCCCAGTTGCTCTCGAACATGAGCAACTTTCTCGTATTGCGTGATCGTAATTGGGCCCGTGTACACTTCGCTCTGTATCTTGCGCGGCGGATACTTCACGTAGGTTTGCATCAACTTCTCGATGGCTTCGTTGATGGCAACAAGCGTCCAGGTACGCTCCGTGTAGTTATTCATAAAGATGTCGTAACGTTCCTGGGGGTCCTGCCACAGATCGAAGATCTGCGGCACGGTTGCAACGTAACTCTCGGCTCCCTTCCAGCCAAGGTTGCTGTCCACAGCGAGTCCACCGGTGGGCATTCCGTTATCGCCCCTCAGGTTAAACACTGCTTTGTAGTTGGCAACGCGTGCGGCTCCGGGACTCAGCTCATTCTCGGTGAAGTAGAACCATGCGATGCGGTCCGACTTGCCTTTACCGAAAAGAACCGGCGACATGTCATGGCTGTCGAAGATGATGGGTTTGCCTTCGCGATCATTCTCGGGGAGTTTCACGCCAGCGAGAGAAGCACATGTAGCCATGAAGTCGAGGCTGCCCAGGATGTCATGATTTTTGCTTCCAGCCTTGATTCCGGGTCCAGTGATGATTGCGGGAACACGAGCTCCGCCTTCGCGAACAGTGCCCTTAGTTCCACGGAACGGTGTGTAACCTGCATCCGGATAGACGTCCTGCCACGCACCATTGTCGGTCGTCCAGAAGATGTAAGTGTTGTCCTGGATTCCGAGGGCGCGTACCTTGTCCATGATGCGTCCGATGCGTGAATCCAGTTCCACGATTGAGTCAGCGAACTTGCTCTTGGATGCTGACTTTCCGATGTAGTCAGGATGTGGCAGGTTCGGCTGATGCACCTTCATGAAATTAACGCTCATGTAGAACGGTGTGTCGCCCTTGCCGTTGGCATCAAGATATTCAAGGGCTGCCTTTTCGACATAGCCATCGAAGAACGGAATTCCAACAACTCCTTTTTCAGGAGTGTCGACATATTGCCCGTTGACCTTGAAGTCTTCCTTCGCCTTCTCACCTGCTTTGCCTGACAGAGCGCCCTTGGTGACCTTTGCGAACATATCGCGCAACTTCTCAGGCATGTCCGGGAACCAGGTGGGGTCTGCGTAGGTATATGCGTTCAGGTGATACAGACCGCAATACCGCATCTCGTCAAAGCCCTGCGCGTTCGGTAAGGCGTAGTCGTCTTCACCGAGATGCCACTTGCCGGTAAAGAAGGTCTTATAACCGGCAGTCTTTAGAACAGATGCGACCGTCCATTCTGCGGCAGGCAGTCCTCCACCTTGCCCCTGAAACGCGACGGTTGTCATACCGCTGCGGTTTGGGATACGTCCGGTATTGATGGCTGCTCGGCCAGGTGTGCAGCTGGGTTGGCCATAGAAGGAATAGAAGGTCATGCCTTCGTCTGCAAGGCGATCGAAGTTGGGCGTAGCCATTCCCCTTCCTTCGCCGCCACAGTACGCGCCCAGGTCTCCCCACCCGGTATCATCCGTGATCAGAAAAATAATGTTGGGTTTCTTCTTCGAGTTAGGCATTGATTTCTCTCCTGTGATGATCGAGTCACTTGGGCACGACACCCTATGTCCCCACGGAACGAGGATTGTTCGTGAACGCATCTAACACACATCGCTGGGCCCTATTCGGGGCAGCTGTGATCGGAGATTAGTTTGGATTTCCAGCCGGGTGGAACTGTCAAAAGCAGACAGCGTGGCCTGTCAGAAACGACAGAACGACCTGTCAGAAAACACAGATTGAGGTTTGTGCCGATCTTCTGCGCAATGGGATCATGAGCTTAAAGTCTCTATCCACGGAGGCATAAAAGCTTGAGATTGCATCCACATCCTAGACAGCCATTGTGGCTAGTACAGAGGTTGCAGGCGATGATGCGCCGCTTGCCGGAGTATTACCAGATGAAACGAAATGACATTTCGCCATTGAGGTTGTTCTTGTAAGTTTGGGCGGCTATGGCACAACAATCTCACGTAATTACTAGCAATTTCTCGCATCGTGACATGAAGAAAAAGCCAAGCCCTTAAGCCCAAAATGAAACGCCAGGCACCGGCATATTTACCTTACGCATGCGCGTTGACACCACTTCGCATTGAGAACTAAAAGGCTCGTGGACTTTACCTATCCCCCACGTGAAAGCCTCCTGACCATGTGCCAGAAGGCTTAGGAGATTCTATGTTTTCAAAACGAGGTTGGTTGTCGCTCAGTATTTGCTGGATCTTCCTGCTGCTTATAAGCGCGTCGATAAGCAATGCACAAATAAGTTATACGACGACATGGGTTGGAAACACGTATTCGACAACTCCTACTTACGTTGGGAACGCGATGCGTTCCATGTGGGTTGCGCCAGAGGGCGTGATCTATACCGCGTCCATGTGGGATGAAAGCCAAGGCAGCATCAACGTCTATCAAAATGGGCAGAAGACAAACACCATTGGCGCGCACGGAGAAGCGCAAGGCGGTGCCATTAGCGGCGATGCCACACATCTTTTCTCCGCATTGCAGTTCAATACAAGTCTGGGCGGCAGCGGTTATATCGGGCGCTACAACCGCAGCACTGGCGCGCGCGATCTGACGTGGTCCGCGAGTACCGACTTAACGGAACGGCGTGCAGATGTCATTACTGGAATCGCAGACACAGGCACGCTTGTTTACGTCAGCGATCATCCTGACAACCTTGTACGTTGCTACACAACCGCAGGCGTATGGCAATCAGACTGGAGCCTTACAGACCCTGGAGCGATCGCGATCGATGGATCGGGCAACATATGGGTCGCACAGATGAACGAGGGCACTGTTCAGGAATTTTCAGCGTCGGGAACTGCGCTGAGCACAATCAACGTGGGGTCCAGTGCACGTCCCTCAGCTTTGTATTATGACGCGGCCAACAACCAATTGATGGTTGGCGATCAGGGCCCCAACATGAACATTCAGATTTATGGAAACCTCTCGACCACACCGGCTCTTGTGGGATCTTTCGGTGTGCAAGGTGGGTACCTGGATTCCACGACAGGAAACAAAGGTCAGACTGGAAGCAAGCGTTTCACGCGCATCGTTGGCATTGGAAAGGACAACACTGGCAATCTATACGTGCTCAATAACCCCTGGGGTGGAACCTGGGATCTGGGAAGAAACGGTAAGACAGATATTCATGCCTACAACAGCTCCGGTGTGCTGCAGTACACCCTGCAAGGTTTGAACTTTGAAGGCAACGGTGCCTTCGATCCCGGTACAGATGGCGCTTACCTATACAGCGGCCAGGATGTTTTCTCCGGCACAGGAGCAGCTGGCTACGCAGGCAACAGCGTTGATACGATCGACTATCCAACAGATCCGCGCGTCGACATCACCAATAACAGCCGTGGCTTCGATTTTGGCCTTATGACCAGTGTCGACGGTCATCGCATCCTTGCAGCGGCCGGGCAAAACCCGGACATCTTCCTGTTCTCATATTTCCCCACGAACCAATACGCGTCGGTACCTTTTGGGACTTTGCCAGGCCAGACCAGCCCGGTGGGTTATACAAACTATTTCAATACGACTGCTCGCGTCCGGAATGGGTTCTGCCTTGATACGAACGGAGACATATGGGTTGGATTGGATAAGACGAATGCGATCACACATTATCCGCTGACGGGTTTCGACTCAAATGGCGTGCCAATTTATGGAACACCGACAACGACACCGATTCCATCAACTATCGCCCCGCTGGGCGGCATTGAGTACATCCCGTCCACAGACACGATGGTACTGATGAGTGCGAACTCTACTGACTGGACATCGCTTGGGAGCCGCGTTGAGGTGTACCACGGCTGGTTGGCAGGTAACACCACCACGCCTAATCCGGTCATCAACCTGAAGACTGGCCAAAACCCCAAGGGCCGGGCGGCGGCCGGAAACTATCTCTTCATTTCGTACGTCCACACTGTGCCTGACATTGATGCCTATAACCTGACGACGGGCGCCAACGATCTCACGATGACCAGCGCAGATCCGAATGTGGCAGTAGGCAATGATGTTGACTCGATGTATGGCATTCGAGCCTACAAAACAAACAATGGCCAATACCTGGTCAGCAAGGATAATTACAACAACAACTCCATTGTGATTCACAGAATGACTGTGGTGCCGACGCCGGACTTCAGTATTGCAGCGACGCCGAATTCGCAGACTGTGGCTCAGGGTGGCAGCACAACCTATACAACGACTGTTAGCGATCTGAGCGGGTTCAACGATACGGTCAATCTGAGCGTAAGCGGTTTGCCCACTGGAGCTACGGCGAGCTTTAATCCTGCGTCGATCAACACCTCAGGAAGCTCGACGCTGGCAATAACGACCGCATCAACTACGCCCGCGGGAACATACACACTCACTATCACAGGAGCTACCAGTACTCTGTCTCACACAACCACCGTGATGCTGGTTGTTTCAGGGCCCCCCGACTTCAGTGTTTCGGCAAGCCCAAGTTCGCAGACAGTAACCCCGGGAAATAGCGCCACGTACACTGCGTCGGTTGGGGCTATTAGTGGCTACTCTGGAACAGTCAATCTGACTGTAAGTGGATTGCCTACCGGAGCAATGGCCAGCTTCAGTCCGTCGTCAGTTTCCAGCTCCGGAAATTCGGCACTTACGGTCTCAACTGCAACGACCACTCCGACAGGATCGTACACACTGACCATCACCGGCACGAGTGGCAGCCTGTCGCATTCGGCCACGGTGACGCTGGTAGTACCGACGCCGGACTACAGCATTGCAGCAACGCCAGCTTCACAGACGGTGGCGCAAGGAAATAGCGCCAGCTACACAACAACGATTGGTGCAGTGAACGGCTTCACCGGTGCTGTCAATCTGACCGTAAGCGGATTACCGACTGGAGCGACGTCAAACTTTAACCCTGCGTCCATCACGACTTCAGGAAGTTCGACGCTCACAATCGCCACAGCCAGCACAACACCAATTGGAACCTACACACTGACAATCACTGGTGCGAGTGGCAGCCTGTCGCATTCAGCTACTGTGACTTTGATCGTCAACGCAACCACAGGTGGTCTGCCAACGGGTTGGGCGGATCAGGACGTAGGCAGTGTGAGCCTTGCGGGAAGCGCCAGCTATAGCAACGGCACATTCACAGTGAACGGCTCCGGGACCAGCATCAGCGGCACTTCAGACCAGTTCAACTATGCCTACCAGACAGCAGGCACGAACTACACGATTACTGCCCGCGTTGCCAGCATGACGAACACCAACAGTGGCGCGCAGGCAGGCGTGATGATTCGGGAGACTCTCGCATCTGGTGCGGCAATGGTGAACATGAATCTCACACCGTCAAACGGCGTCACGTGGGTCTACCGCACCACCACCAACGGCAGTGCAGGCGGCAGCAGAACCAGCGGTCTTGTGGCTCCCTATTGGGTTCGCCTTGTTCGCAATGGCAGTACCTTCACGGGATACTACTCGGCTGACGGCGTGACCTGGACACAGCAAGGCACCGTCACGGTAACGATGGCGAGCAGTGCTTACATTGGGCTTGTAGTCAGCAGCCGTACGAACTCCCAACTGGGCACGGCAACCTTCGACAACGTGTCCATTACTACTCCGTAGTTCACACTGGCCGTCCTCGGGACTCCGACCAACAGATAGGGATCCCGAGGACGGCTAAGCTTTTGTATCGCATGATGAAACGCCTGATGAGGGCCCTATGGCGATGCTTTCAACAGAAACTCGTCGAATTGGTGCCGTTTCGTCCATATTGATCAGGAAATTGCGCGTGATTGTGCGGCGAAAAGCGAATCGTGACATGTCGAAAATGAAACGCGCAGGAGATAGAGTTTCGCGATTCGCCCATCGCGACTCAGTACTCCTATAGTTCCTTGTATGTACCGTCCTTTCGCAGCGTTTCTGAGTTTAGGTAGCTTCGTTCTAACGTTGTGTGGACATGTTTCTGCACAGACACAGACGGAACCAGAGAAAAGCGCGCAGCCTCATGGGATTTCGATTCCTTATGAGTCGAAGCAGGACGGTTTGTTGACGATTGTTCTGGAAGACGAAAAGGGCAATCGCATCAAGAATCTTTCTCCAGACATTCCTGTACATACCGGGCACAACCTCATCACATGGGACGGAAGTTCGCTGGACGGTGTCGCTCATGCCGGGCGGTACCATGTGCGTGGTTTATTCCATCAGCGAATTGTGCCGCATCTGCAGTACTCCATCTACTCTCCGGGGACGCCTCCTTGGCCTAAGGCCGATGGCACTGGCGCGTGGCTTGCAGACCATACTGCACCGGCATCCGCTCTGTTTCTTCCCGAAGGAAGTGAGTGGCCCACACACTCAAAGTCGCCGCAGATTTTGTTAGGCGCGCAGGCTGCTGAAGCCGGTCATGCACTCATGTGGACCGATCTTGATGGACACAAGCTGGACGGCATCAAGATACGCGGATGGAACGGGGGTATTGCACTTGCGCGTGATGATGGATCGCAGAGGAATCCAGATCACATTGCGTACACGGTGTATGTCGTCAATCCAAGCCGGGATTTTGGGAAGACAGATCCGGGTGGTTTGCAGATCTTCATCCTTACGAAAGCTGGGCTCA contains the following coding sequences:
- a CDS encoding arylsulfatase, with the translated sequence MPNSKKKPNIIFLITDDTGWGDLGAYCGGEGRGMATPNFDRLADEGMTFYSFYGQPSCTPGRAAINTGRIPNRSGMTTVAFQGQGGGLPAAEWTVASVLKTAGYKTFFTGKWHLGEDDYALPNAQGFDEMRYCGLYHLNAYTYADPTWFPDMPEKLRDMFAKVTKGALSGKAGEKAKEDFKVNGQYVDTPEKGVVGIPFFDGYVEKAALEYLDANGKGDTPFYMSVNFMKVHQPNLPHPDYIGKSASKSKFADSIVELDSRIGRIMDKVRALGIQDNTYIFWTTDNGAWQDVYPDAGYTPFRGTKGTVREGGARVPAIITGPGIKAGSKNHDILGSLDFMATCASLAGVKLPENDREGKPIIFDSHDMSPVLFGKGKSDRIAWFYFTENELSPGAARVANYKAVFNLRGDNGMPTGGLAVDSNLGWKGAESYVATVPQIFDLWQDPQERYDIFMNNYTERTWTLVAINEAIEKLMQTYVKYPPRKIQSEVYTGPITITQYEKVAHVREQLGKSGVSMPAVNW